A stretch of the Ananas comosus cultivar F153 linkage group 14, ASM154086v1, whole genome shotgun sequence genome encodes the following:
- the LOC109719912 gene encoding GPI ethanolamine phosphate transferase 3 isoform X5, whose translation MAEGSFEKKPRPILRPIFFLLLGLHALAVFLFTRGFLLTRTELSSYSHCHDLPSPNPSPSPPPPPPPPPTPRTPRDRDRDRDRDPPPPPRCWTRPAIDRLVVIVFDALRFDFVAPSTFFEEKKPWMDKLRVLHKLASDEGSSARIFKAIADPPTTSLQRLKGLTTGGLPTFIDVGNSFGAPAIIEDNLIHQLVKNGKRVLMMGDDTWMQLFPEHFEESHPYPSFNVKDLDTVDNGILEHLLPSLYKDDWDVLIAHFLGVDHAGHIFGVDSTPMIKKLEQYNSILESVVDVLKNLSRPGGLHENTYLIVMGDHGQTLNGDHGGGTAEEVETSLFAWSMRSPPSSISSVLEENMCKLNLDGEKLCVGTMQQLDFAVTMAALLGVPFPFGSIGRVNPELYALSAGTWDRQRTDAENCKLQSDLEAWMQNYANVLCINCWQVKRYIDLYSATSIIGFSADDLHFVTDLYERALANCSSNTKASCLFGTGVPKEIQDYSVSVLQSQIDAYSHFLESVAKLARSAWTEFDLLLMGIGLGILLLSIIIHILAATWVHILFQSYLKEQGIPGLSYRYFLAFLLVAIRAASFLSNSYILAEGRVANFLLGTTGIMNLWRSVEKGDLKKDEFAFLLLNVIIRFGIGFGLSKQTGGSSYLVSDSLKFVGINEGHLRWLVLEIFPIVFLSLLFVFLLKCIAHVDMSRYMKYFTIMGTVLSYVLIATHWASESILIFISPAFQGIGRNLAPRLVYAIGFGILGLSVLSRILDMKERMTVSERLTNSTVPMLSAWSPTILILLGKQGPFVAFVCIAGAWCIISSSKKFLSGTKSGTLGGLAVDPISVTQWSLLAVCLFYLTGHWALE comes from the exons ATGGCGGAGGGATCCTTCGAGAAGAAGCCGCGGCCGATCCTCCGccccatcttcttcctcctcctcggcctccACGCCCTCGCCGTATTCCTCTTCACCCGCGGCTTCCTCCTCACCCGCACCGAGCTCTCCTCCTACAGCCACTGCCACGATCTCCCCTCCCCGaacccctccccctctcctcctcctcctcctcctcctcctcccactccTCGTACTCCACGAGATCGAGATCgggatcgagatcgagatcctcctcctcctcctcgatgCTGGACGCGCCCCGCCATCGATCGCCTCGTCGTCATCGTCTTCGATGCCCTAAG GTTCGATTTTGTTGCTCCTAGTACATTCTTTGAAg AGAAAAAGCCATGGATGGACAAGTTACGGGTGTTACATAAGCTGGCCTCTGATGAAGGATCATCTGCTAGGATCTTTAAGGCCATTGCCGATCCACCGACAACTAGCCTGCAACGGCTAAAG GGTTTAACGACCGGTGGACTTCCTACTTTTATTGACGTAGGTAACAGTTTTGGAGCTCCTGCAATTATTGAGGATAATTTGATACATCAG TTGGTTAAAAATGGAAAGAGAGTGCTTATGATGGGGGACGATACGTGGATGCAGTTATTTCCTGAACACTTTGAGGAGTCACATCCTTACCCTTCTTTTAATGTTAAAGATCTTGATACA GTTGATAATGGTATCCTTGAACACTTGCTGCCTTCGCTGTACAAAGATGACTGGGATGTTCTTATTGCTCATTTCCTTGGCGTG GATCATGCAGGGCACATATTTGGTGTTGACTCAACTCCGATGATTAAAAAGTTGGAGCAATATAACAGTATTCTAGAG AGTGTCGTTGATGTGCTGAAGAACCTATCTAGACCTGGTGGTCTTCACGAGAACACCTATCTTATTGTGATGGGGGATCACGGCCAAACCCTAAATGGCGATCATGGTGGGGGGACTGCTGAGGAG GTTGAAACATCACTCTTTGCATGGAGTATGAGGAGCCCTCCAAGTTCTATATCATCTGTTCTGGAAGAAAATATGTGCAAACTAAATTTG GATGGTGAGAAATTATGCGTTGGCACCATGCAACAG CTTGACTTTGCAGTAACAATGGCGGCACTCCTTGGTGTTCCTTTTCCTTTCGGAAG CATTGGGCGTGTTAATCCTGAATTATATGCTTTAAGTGCTGGTACATGGGATAGGCAAAGGACAGATGCCGAAAATTGTAAACTTCAGTCTGATTTGGAAGCATGGATGCAAAACTATGCAAATGTTCTCTGCATAAACTGCTGGCAG GTGAAAAGATACATTGATCTGTATTCTGCAACATCAATAATTGGATTTTCGGCAGATGACCTGCACTTTGTTACAGACCTATATGAACGAGCACTGGCAAACTGCTCAAGTAACACAAAGGCTAGTTGTTTGTTTGGAACTGGAGTTCCAAAGGAAATTCAGGATTATTCAGTGTCAGTTCTTCAGTCACAAATTGATGCGTATTCTCACTTCTTAGAGAGTGTTGCCAAGCTTGCTCGCTCAGCATGGACTGAGTTTGATTTGTTACTCATGGGAATTGGTCTCGGCATTTTGCTACTATCCATTATTATTCACATTCTTGCAGCTACATGGGTACATATTTTATTCCAATCGTATCTAAAAGAACAAGGCATTCCTGGTCTTTCTTACCGATATTTCCTGGCTTTTCTTTTGGTGGCAATACGTGCAGCCAGTTTTCTATCAAATAGTTACATAT tGGCTGAAGGTAGAGTGGCAAACTTTCTTTTGGGTACGACTGGTATTATGAATCTGTGGCGTTCAGTGGAGAAGGGAGATTTAAAAAAAGAT gaatttgcttttcttttgctgAATGTCATCATTCGGTTTGGCATTGGATTTGGGTTATCAAAGCAGACTGGTGGTTCATCATATTTGGTCTCTGATTCTCTAAAGTTTGTTGGTATCAACGAGGGTCATCTTCGTTGGTTGGTCTTGGAGATTTTCCCTATTGTTTTTTTGTCCTTATTGTTTGTCTTCCTGTTAAAGTGTATCGCTCATGTAGACATGTCGAGATACATGAAATACTTTACCATAATGGGAACAGTATTAAGTTATGTACTCATAGCCACTCACTGGGCTTCAGAAAGTATTTTGATATTCATTTCTCCGGCTTTCCAAGGCATTGGGAGAAATTTAGCTCCCCGACTAGTTTACGCTATTGGATTTGGGATTCTAGGATTATCTGTGCTTTCTCGGATTCTTGACATGAAAGAGAGGATGACTGTATCTGAAAGGTTAACCAATTCCACTGTGCCAATGCTTTCTGCTTGGAGCCCTACTATCTTGATTTTATTGGGAAAACAAGGTCCATTTGTTGCTTTTGTATGTATAGCAGGAG CATGGTGTATTATAAGCTCATCGAAGAAATTTCTGAGTGGAACAAAAAGTGGGACTTTAGGAGGGTTAGCCGTTGACCCTATTTCTGTAACACAGTGGAGCCTTTTGGCAGTTTGCTTATTTTATCTTACCGGCCACTG GGCACTTGAGTGA
- the LOC109719912 gene encoding GPI ethanolamine phosphate transferase 3 isoform X4, protein MAEGSFEKKPRPILRPIFFLLLGLHALAVFLFTRGFLLTRTELSSYSHCHDLPSPNPSPSPPPPPPPPPTPRTPRDRDRDRDRDPPPPPRCWTRPAIDRLVVIVFDALRFDFVAPSTFFEEKKPWMDKLRVLHKLASDEGSSARIFKAIADPPTTSLQRLKGLTTGGLPTFIDVGNSFGAPAIIEDNLIHQLVKNGKRVLMMGDDTWMQLFPEHFEESHPYPSFNVKDLDTVDNGILEHLLPSLYKDDWDVLIAHFLGVDHAGHIFGVDSTPMIKKLEQYNSILESVVDVLKNLSRPGGLHENTYLIVMGDHGQTLNGDHGGGTAEEVETSLFAWSMRSPPSSISSVLEENMCKLNLDGEKLCVGTMQQLDFAVTMAALLGVPFPFGSIGRVNPELYALSAGTWDRQRTDAENCKLQSDLEAWMQNYANVLCINCWQVKRYIDLYSATSIIGFSADDLHFVTDLYERALANCSSNTKASCLFGTGVPKEIQDYSVSVLQSQIDAYSHFLESVAKLARSAWTEFDLLLMGIGLGILLLSIIIHILAATWVHILFQSYLKEQGIPGLSYRYFLAFLLVAIRAASFLSNSYILAEGRVANFLLGTTGIMNLWRSVEKGDLKKDEFAFLLLNVIIRFGIGFGLSKQTGGSSYLVSDSLKFVGINEGHLRWLVLEIFPIVFLSLLFVFLLKCIAHVDMSRYMKYFTIMGTVLSYVLIATHWASESILIFISPAFQGIGRNLAPRLVYAIGFGILGLSVLSRILDMKERMTVSERLTNSTVPMLSAWSPTILILLGKQGPFVAFVCIAGAWCIISSSKKFLSGTKSGTLGGLAVDPISVTQWSLLAVCLFYLTGHCTCANFSRTGWKFLTKNQNCNFRALE, encoded by the exons ATGGCGGAGGGATCCTTCGAGAAGAAGCCGCGGCCGATCCTCCGccccatcttcttcctcctcctcggcctccACGCCCTCGCCGTATTCCTCTTCACCCGCGGCTTCCTCCTCACCCGCACCGAGCTCTCCTCCTACAGCCACTGCCACGATCTCCCCTCCCCGaacccctccccctctcctcctcctcctcctcctcctcctcccactccTCGTACTCCACGAGATCGAGATCgggatcgagatcgagatcctcctcctcctcctcgatgCTGGACGCGCCCCGCCATCGATCGCCTCGTCGTCATCGTCTTCGATGCCCTAAG GTTCGATTTTGTTGCTCCTAGTACATTCTTTGAAg AGAAAAAGCCATGGATGGACAAGTTACGGGTGTTACATAAGCTGGCCTCTGATGAAGGATCATCTGCTAGGATCTTTAAGGCCATTGCCGATCCACCGACAACTAGCCTGCAACGGCTAAAG GGTTTAACGACCGGTGGACTTCCTACTTTTATTGACGTAGGTAACAGTTTTGGAGCTCCTGCAATTATTGAGGATAATTTGATACATCAG TTGGTTAAAAATGGAAAGAGAGTGCTTATGATGGGGGACGATACGTGGATGCAGTTATTTCCTGAACACTTTGAGGAGTCACATCCTTACCCTTCTTTTAATGTTAAAGATCTTGATACA GTTGATAATGGTATCCTTGAACACTTGCTGCCTTCGCTGTACAAAGATGACTGGGATGTTCTTATTGCTCATTTCCTTGGCGTG GATCATGCAGGGCACATATTTGGTGTTGACTCAACTCCGATGATTAAAAAGTTGGAGCAATATAACAGTATTCTAGAG AGTGTCGTTGATGTGCTGAAGAACCTATCTAGACCTGGTGGTCTTCACGAGAACACCTATCTTATTGTGATGGGGGATCACGGCCAAACCCTAAATGGCGATCATGGTGGGGGGACTGCTGAGGAG GTTGAAACATCACTCTTTGCATGGAGTATGAGGAGCCCTCCAAGTTCTATATCATCTGTTCTGGAAGAAAATATGTGCAAACTAAATTTG GATGGTGAGAAATTATGCGTTGGCACCATGCAACAG CTTGACTTTGCAGTAACAATGGCGGCACTCCTTGGTGTTCCTTTTCCTTTCGGAAG CATTGGGCGTGTTAATCCTGAATTATATGCTTTAAGTGCTGGTACATGGGATAGGCAAAGGACAGATGCCGAAAATTGTAAACTTCAGTCTGATTTGGAAGCATGGATGCAAAACTATGCAAATGTTCTCTGCATAAACTGCTGGCAG GTGAAAAGATACATTGATCTGTATTCTGCAACATCAATAATTGGATTTTCGGCAGATGACCTGCACTTTGTTACAGACCTATATGAACGAGCACTGGCAAACTGCTCAAGTAACACAAAGGCTAGTTGTTTGTTTGGAACTGGAGTTCCAAAGGAAATTCAGGATTATTCAGTGTCAGTTCTTCAGTCACAAATTGATGCGTATTCTCACTTCTTAGAGAGTGTTGCCAAGCTTGCTCGCTCAGCATGGACTGAGTTTGATTTGTTACTCATGGGAATTGGTCTCGGCATTTTGCTACTATCCATTATTATTCACATTCTTGCAGCTACATGGGTACATATTTTATTCCAATCGTATCTAAAAGAACAAGGCATTCCTGGTCTTTCTTACCGATATTTCCTGGCTTTTCTTTTGGTGGCAATACGTGCAGCCAGTTTTCTATCAAATAGTTACATAT tGGCTGAAGGTAGAGTGGCAAACTTTCTTTTGGGTACGACTGGTATTATGAATCTGTGGCGTTCAGTGGAGAAGGGAGATTTAAAAAAAGAT gaatttgcttttcttttgctgAATGTCATCATTCGGTTTGGCATTGGATTTGGGTTATCAAAGCAGACTGGTGGTTCATCATATTTGGTCTCTGATTCTCTAAAGTTTGTTGGTATCAACGAGGGTCATCTTCGTTGGTTGGTCTTGGAGATTTTCCCTATTGTTTTTTTGTCCTTATTGTTTGTCTTCCTGTTAAAGTGTATCGCTCATGTAGACATGTCGAGATACATGAAATACTTTACCATAATGGGAACAGTATTAAGTTATGTACTCATAGCCACTCACTGGGCTTCAGAAAGTATTTTGATATTCATTTCTCCGGCTTTCCAAGGCATTGGGAGAAATTTAGCTCCCCGACTAGTTTACGCTATTGGATTTGGGATTCTAGGATTATCTGTGCTTTCTCGGATTCTTGACATGAAAGAGAGGATGACTGTATCTGAAAGGTTAACCAATTCCACTGTGCCAATGCTTTCTGCTTGGAGCCCTACTATCTTGATTTTATTGGGAAAACAAGGTCCATTTGTTGCTTTTGTATGTATAGCAGGAG CATGGTGTATTATAAGCTCATCGAAGAAATTTCTGAGTGGAACAAAAAGTGGGACTTTAGGAGGGTTAGCCGTTGACCCTATTTCTGTAACACAGTGGAGCCTTTTGGCAGTTTGCTTATTTTATCTTACCGGCCACTG TACATGTGCCAATTTTAGCAGAACTGGATGGAAGTTCCTtacaaaaaatcaaaactgTAACTTCAGGGCACTTGAGTGA
- the LOC109719912 gene encoding GPI ethanolamine phosphate transferase 3 isoform X2, with product MAEGSFEKKPRPILRPIFFLLLGLHALAVFLFTRGFLLTRTELSSYSHCHDLPSPNPSPSPPPPPPPPPTPRTPRDRDRDRDRDPPPPPRCWTRPAIDRLVVIVFDALRFDFVAPSTFFEEKKPWMDKLRVLHKLASDEGSSARIFKAIADPPTTSLQRLKGLTTGGLPTFIDVAHLGLILLLFMPPQLVKNGKRVLMMGDDTWMQLFPEHFEESHPYPSFNVKDLDTVDNGILEHLLPSLYKDDWDVLIAHFLGVDHAGHIFGVDSTPMIKKLEQYNSILESVVDVLKNLSRPGGLHENTYLIVMGDHGQTLNGDHGGGTAEEVETSLFAWSMRSPPSSISSVLEENMCKLNLDGEKLCVGTMQQLDFAVTMAALLGVPFPFGSIGRVNPELYALSAGTWDRQRTDAENCKLQSDLEAWMQNYANVLCINCWQVKRYIDLYSATSIIGFSADDLHFVTDLYERALANCSSNTKASCLFGTGVPKEIQDYSVSVLQSQIDAYSHFLESVAKLARSAWTEFDLLLMGIGLGILLLSIIIHILAATWVHILFQSYLKEQGIPGLSYRYFLAFLLVAIRAASFLSNSYILAEGRVANFLLGTTGIMNLWRSVEKGDLKKDEFAFLLLNVIIRFGIGFGLSKQTGGSSYLVSDSLKFVGINEGHLRWLVLEIFPIVFLSLLFVFLLKCIAHVDMSRYMKYFTIMGTVLSYVLIATHWASESILIFISPAFQGIGRNLAPRLVYAIGFGILGLSVLSRILDMKERMTVSERLTNSTVPMLSAWSPTILILLGKQGPFVAFVCIAGAWCIISSSKKFLSGTKSGTLGGLAVDPISVTQWSLLAVCLFYLTGHWCTFDGLRYGAAFIGFDHFNIIRQGILLSIDTFGVSHILPILGLPFIVALQYHDSKKGELKDAILLNLSQVFLIYGLITAITTTFTVLCATIQRRHLMIHLWGSNWRFKPVCTIQLKIQTSLYTFQVVHFSPK from the exons ATGGCGGAGGGATCCTTCGAGAAGAAGCCGCGGCCGATCCTCCGccccatcttcttcctcctcctcggcctccACGCCCTCGCCGTATTCCTCTTCACCCGCGGCTTCCTCCTCACCCGCACCGAGCTCTCCTCCTACAGCCACTGCCACGATCTCCCCTCCCCGaacccctccccctctcctcctcctcctcctcctcctcctcccactccTCGTACTCCACGAGATCGAGATCgggatcgagatcgagatcctcctcctcctcctcgatgCTGGACGCGCCCCGCCATCGATCGCCTCGTCGTCATCGTCTTCGATGCCCTAAG GTTCGATTTTGTTGCTCCTAGTACATTCTTTGAAg AGAAAAAGCCATGGATGGACAAGTTACGGGTGTTACATAAGCTGGCCTCTGATGAAGGATCATCTGCTAGGATCTTTAAGGCCATTGCCGATCCACCGACAACTAGCCTGCAACGGCTAAAG GGTTTAACGACCGGTGGACTTCCTACTTTTATTGACGTAG CTCATCTGGGTCTTATTCTTCTATTGTTTATGCCTCCTCAGTTGGTTAAAAATGGAAAGAGAGTGCTTATGATGGGGGACGATACGTGGATGCAGTTATTTCCTGAACACTTTGAGGAGTCACATCCTTACCCTTCTTTTAATGTTAAAGATCTTGATACA GTTGATAATGGTATCCTTGAACACTTGCTGCCTTCGCTGTACAAAGATGACTGGGATGTTCTTATTGCTCATTTCCTTGGCGTG GATCATGCAGGGCACATATTTGGTGTTGACTCAACTCCGATGATTAAAAAGTTGGAGCAATATAACAGTATTCTAGAG AGTGTCGTTGATGTGCTGAAGAACCTATCTAGACCTGGTGGTCTTCACGAGAACACCTATCTTATTGTGATGGGGGATCACGGCCAAACCCTAAATGGCGATCATGGTGGGGGGACTGCTGAGGAG GTTGAAACATCACTCTTTGCATGGAGTATGAGGAGCCCTCCAAGTTCTATATCATCTGTTCTGGAAGAAAATATGTGCAAACTAAATTTG GATGGTGAGAAATTATGCGTTGGCACCATGCAACAG CTTGACTTTGCAGTAACAATGGCGGCACTCCTTGGTGTTCCTTTTCCTTTCGGAAG CATTGGGCGTGTTAATCCTGAATTATATGCTTTAAGTGCTGGTACATGGGATAGGCAAAGGACAGATGCCGAAAATTGTAAACTTCAGTCTGATTTGGAAGCATGGATGCAAAACTATGCAAATGTTCTCTGCATAAACTGCTGGCAG GTGAAAAGATACATTGATCTGTATTCTGCAACATCAATAATTGGATTTTCGGCAGATGACCTGCACTTTGTTACAGACCTATATGAACGAGCACTGGCAAACTGCTCAAGTAACACAAAGGCTAGTTGTTTGTTTGGAACTGGAGTTCCAAAGGAAATTCAGGATTATTCAGTGTCAGTTCTTCAGTCACAAATTGATGCGTATTCTCACTTCTTAGAGAGTGTTGCCAAGCTTGCTCGCTCAGCATGGACTGAGTTTGATTTGTTACTCATGGGAATTGGTCTCGGCATTTTGCTACTATCCATTATTATTCACATTCTTGCAGCTACATGGGTACATATTTTATTCCAATCGTATCTAAAAGAACAAGGCATTCCTGGTCTTTCTTACCGATATTTCCTGGCTTTTCTTTTGGTGGCAATACGTGCAGCCAGTTTTCTATCAAATAGTTACATAT tGGCTGAAGGTAGAGTGGCAAACTTTCTTTTGGGTACGACTGGTATTATGAATCTGTGGCGTTCAGTGGAGAAGGGAGATTTAAAAAAAGAT gaatttgcttttcttttgctgAATGTCATCATTCGGTTTGGCATTGGATTTGGGTTATCAAAGCAGACTGGTGGTTCATCATATTTGGTCTCTGATTCTCTAAAGTTTGTTGGTATCAACGAGGGTCATCTTCGTTGGTTGGTCTTGGAGATTTTCCCTATTGTTTTTTTGTCCTTATTGTTTGTCTTCCTGTTAAAGTGTATCGCTCATGTAGACATGTCGAGATACATGAAATACTTTACCATAATGGGAACAGTATTAAGTTATGTACTCATAGCCACTCACTGGGCTTCAGAAAGTATTTTGATATTCATTTCTCCGGCTTTCCAAGGCATTGGGAGAAATTTAGCTCCCCGACTAGTTTACGCTATTGGATTTGGGATTCTAGGATTATCTGTGCTTTCTCGGATTCTTGACATGAAAGAGAGGATGACTGTATCTGAAAGGTTAACCAATTCCACTGTGCCAATGCTTTCTGCTTGGAGCCCTACTATCTTGATTTTATTGGGAAAACAAGGTCCATTTGTTGCTTTTGTATGTATAGCAGGAG CATGGTGTATTATAAGCTCATCGAAGAAATTTCTGAGTGGAACAAAAAGTGGGACTTTAGGAGGGTTAGCCGTTGACCCTATTTCTGTAACACAGTGGAGCCTTTTGGCAGTTTGCTTATTTTATCTTACCGGCCACTG GTGCACCTTTGATGGCCTCCGCTATGGTGCAGCATTTATTGG GTTTGATCATTTCAACATCATTCGCCAAGGCATTCTACTCTCTATCGATACCTTTGGTGTTTCTCACATCCTACCTATTCTTGGTCTTCCGTTTATTGTCGCATTACAATATCATGATTCTAAGAAAGGCGAGTTGAAGGACGCAATTCTGTTGAACCTATCACAG GTGTTTTTGATATATGGTCTCATCACAGCAATCACCACTACATTTACGGTTTTATGCGCCACCATTCAAAGACGTCACTTGATG ATTCATCTGTGGGGTTCCAATTGGAGATTCAAACCAGTCTGCACCATCCAATTGAAGATTCAAACCAGTCTATACACCTTTCAAGTAGTCCACTTCTCTCCAAAATGA